In the genome of Sphingomonas sp. LR60, the window GGCCCTGCAGCACCGCGGCGAAGCGCGGGCCGCCCTCGCCGATCGTATAGGCGCGGACGACGTTGCCGAGATGCGGCACGCAGGCGTCGAGATCGTCGCCCTTCACCTTGCCGCCGACGATCCAGTGGATGCGCGAGAAAGCGGCGAGCGCGGGCGCGGCGCTTTCGGGATTGGTCGCCTTGCTGTCGTTGATCCAGGCCACGCCGTTCAGCGTCGCGATCCGCTCCATGCGATGCGGCAGGCCGGTGAACGTCTCCAGCGCGCGCTCGATCGTCTCGGCGTCGACGCCCAGCGCCTCGGCGACCGCGACCGCGGCCTTGGCATTCTGTTCGTTGTGCGGGCCTTGCAGCGACGGCCAGCGCGCCTGATCGCCGGGCAACGGCACGCCGTCGATGAAGCGGAAGTTGAGCCCCGCGGGCGCGTCGGCGAGCACGTCATGCTCGGCCTCCGCCTCGTAATCGACCACCGCGACATGCGCGGCGGACTGCATCGAGAACAGCCGCGCCTTGCTGGCGGCATAGGCATCGAAGCCGTCGTAGCGGTCGAGATGATCGGGGGTGACGTTGAGCAGCACCGCGACGTCGCAGTCGGGCGTCTGCGTCAGGTCGATCTGGTAGCTCGACAGTTCGAGCACATAGACGCCACCCTCCGGCAGCGGCTCCTGCGCGAGGATCGGCAGCCCGATATTGCCGCCCATGCGCGCGGGGATGCCGGCGGTGTCGAGGATGTGATGGACCAGTGCGGTGGTGGTCGACTTGCCGTTGGTGCCGGTGATCCCGACGACCTTGTGCGCGGCGAGGTCGGCGCGGGCCTGCGCGAAGAGTTCGATGTCGCCGATGATCGGAACGCCCGCCGCGCGTGCCTTTGCGGCAAGCGGGTGCGTGTTGAGCGGCACGCCGGGGGAGACGACCAGCGCGTCGACAGTGGCGAGGTCCAGCAGGTCGAGGTCTAGTACTTCTAGCCCTCTCCCCTTTGGGGAGAGGGTGGGGTGAGGGGCCGGTGTCTCACCGAGATCGGCATCTCTGCGAGACCCCAACCCCTCACCCCAGCCCTCTCCCCGCAGGGGAGAGGGAGCCAAAGCCGCCCGCTTTTCCGCATCACTATCCCAAGCCGTCACCCGCGCCCCAGCCGCAACCAGCGCACGAACGGTCGCGGCGCCCGAGCGCGCCAGCCCGAGCACCGCGTAATGTTTCCCCGCCCAGGCGCGCGAGACGATCATCGCAGCTTCAACGTCGACAGCCCGGCCAGCGCCAGCACCAGCGAGATGATCCAGAACCGGATCACGACCGTCGGCTCGCTCCACCCCAGTTGCTCGAAATGGTGGTGGATCGGCGCCATGCGGAAGATGCGCTTGCCGGTGCGCTTGTACCAGAACACCTGGATGATGACGGACAGCGCCTCGACCACGAACAGCCCGCCGATGATCCCCAGGACGATCTCGTGGTGCGCGACCACCGCGATCGTGCCGAGCGCGCCGCCAAGCGCGAGGCTGCCGGTATCGCCCATGAACACCGCCGCGGGAGGCGCATTATACCACAGGAACGCCAGCCCGCCGCCGATCACCGCCCCGCAGAAGATCGCCAGCTCGCCCGCGCGCGGCACGTGGGGGATGCCGAGATAGTCGGCGAACTTCACGTTGCCGGCCAGATAGACGATCAGCAGGAACGCGACGCTCGCGATGATGACCGGCATGGTCGCGAGGCCATCGAGCCCGTCGGTCAGGTTCACCGCATTGCCGAACGCGACGATCGTGAAGGCGGCGAAGACCGGATAGAAATAGCCGAGATCGATGAAATAGCGGCTGGTGAACGGGAAATAGAGGCCGGACCCGTTCTCCTGCATCACGATCCACGCCGCCACGCCCGCGATGCCGAACTCCAGCAACAGCCGCACGCGCCCGGAAACGCCCGCGGTGCTGGCCTTTCGCACCTTGTCGTAATCGTCGAGGAAGCCGATCGCACCGAAGCCGAGGGTGACGAACAGGCACGCCCAGACGAACGGATTGCGCAGGTCCATCCAGATCATCACCGACAGCACCAGGCTGGTGAGGATCATCAGGCCGCCCATCGTCGGGGTGCCACGCTTGGCGAGATGCGTCTGCGGACCGTCGGCGCGGATCGGCTGTCCCTTGCCCTGCCGAACGCGCAGCCAGCCGATGAAGCGCGGGCCGATGATCAGGCCGATCAGCAACGCGGTCGCGATCGCCGCCCCGGCGCGGAACGTCTGATAGCGGATCAGGTTGAACCCGCCCGAGAAACCGAGTTGTTCGGCGATCCAGTACAGCAACTCAACTCATCCCGTTGGCAAGGCCGCTGACCAGCCGCGACAGACCGACGCCGTTCGATCCCTTGACGAGCAACGTGTCGCCCGGGCGGATCATGGCTCGCACGCGGTCGAGCGCCTGGCCGGCATCGGGCACATGGACGAAATCGACTTGCCCCTCAAGCGCTACGGCCAGCGGGCGCATCGCCTCGCCGACCAGCACGGCCGCTTCGACGCGCGCGGCGACGACATCCTCGGCCAGCCCGGCATGGAAGTCCGCCGACCCCTCGCCCAGCTCGCGCATCTCGCCCAGCACCGCGACGTGTCGGCCGGCCGCCTGCTCGAGCACCGCCAGCGTCGCGCGCATCGACGCGGGATTGGCGTTGTAGCTTTCGTCGATCACGGTCGCTTCGCCATCGCCGACGCGCACCGTCAACCGCGCACCGCGCCCTGGCAGGCCACCAAGCTCGCCCAGCGCCAGCCCGGCCAGCGCCAGATCGGCACCGACCGCGTCGGCCACCGCGAGAACGGCGAGCGCATTCGACACCCAATGCCGCCCGGGCTGCGCGATCGTGAAGCTCAGGTCGCGCCCGCCGACCCGTGCGGTGACGAAGGTGCCGCCGCTGCGCACCACCATCGCATCGCTGGCACAGACATCGGCCCCGCGGTCGAGCCCGAAGGTCACGATGCGGCCGGCATAGGGCTTGGCCGCCTCGATCAGCCGGTCGCGATGCGGGCTGTCGAACGGGACGATCGCGGTTCCGCCGGGCTCCAGGCCGCGGAAGATCTCGCCCTTGGCGTCGGCGATCGCGCTTTCGTCGGGGAAGAATTCGGTATGCGCGGGCGCGATCGCGGTCACCAGCGCGACATGCGGGCGCACCAATGTGGTCAGATGCGCCAGTTCGCCGGGATGGTTCATCCCCATTTCCAGCACCGCGAAATCGGTGTCGGCGGGCATCCGCGCGAGGCTGAGCGGGACGCCGGTATGATTGTTGTAGCTCTTGACCGAGCGGTGCGCGCGAACGCCGGGCGCACGATCGAGCGCCGCGAACAGCGCCTCCTTGGTCGAGGTCTTGCCGACCGATCCCGTGACGCCGATCACCTTGCCCGCCACCCGCGCGCGCGCGGCGCGGGCGAGGGCTTCGAGCGCGGCGAAGCTGTCGTCGCCGCGCACCGACGGGTGTGCGGTCGGTTGCGAGACGATCGCGCCGCCCGCCCCTTGTGCGAACGCCTGATCGAGGAAGCGGTGGCCGTCGGTCGTCTCGCCGGTCAGCGCGATGAACAGGTCGCGTTCGCCAACCTCACGCGAATCGAACGCCACGCCGTCGACGGTGAAGTCGGCGGAGGCGGTGCCTCCCGTGGCGGCGGCGATGTCGGCGGCGGTCCAGAGCGTCATGCGCGCATCATACCAAAGTCGTCACCGCCGCGCAGGCGGGGATCCAGACGCGCAGGCCCGTCGACAAGAGAGCGAGCGTCACAGGTTCTGGATTCCCGCGTTCGCGGCAATGATGAAGAACGGTCAACGCTCACGCCGCCACCTCGCGCGCCACCGTCACGTCGTCGAACGGCAGCACGAGATCCCCGACGATCTGCCCCTGTTCGTGGCCCTTGCCCGCGATCAGCACGATGTCCCCCGCGCGCGCCTCCGCGATCGCGGCAGCGATCGCGGCGCGACGGTCACCGATCTCGCGCGCGCCGCGCGCGCCTTCCAGCACCGCGCGTCGGATCGCCGCCGGCTCTTCGGTGCGTGGATTGTCGTCGGTCACGATCACCACGTCGGCGCTCGCCACCGCGGCCTGCCCCATCGGCACGCGCTTGCCCGCATCCCGGTCGCCGCCGGCCCCGAAGACCAAGAGCAGCCGCCCCTCGACATGTGGGCGCAGCGCGGCGCACGCCGCCTCGATGGCGTCGGGGGTATGCGCATAATCGACATAGACCGGCACGCCGCCCGCGGTGATCGCGGCGCGCTCCAGTCGCCCCCGCACCGGCTGCAACCGCGCGAGCCCGGCGATCGTCTGCGCGACATCGCCTCCGGTCGCGATCACCAGCCCCGCCGCGATCAGCGCGTTGGCGGCCTGATACCCGCCGATCAAGGGCAGCGTGACCCGGTGATCGACGTCCCCGGCGCGGATCGTCAGTCCCTGCCCCAGCAAGGTCGGCGCGCGCGCGACCAATCGCAGGTCGTCGCCATGCTCCCCGACCGTGAAGACACGGTTGCCGCGTTCGCGCGCGATGTCGATCACCCGCTCCGAATTCGGATCGTCGACCCATACCACCGCGGTCCCGCCATCCCCCAGCACCTGCGCGAACAGCCGCAGCTTGGCGGTGAAATAGGCGGCCATGTCGCCATGATAGTCGAGATGGTCGCGGCTGAGATTGGTGAACGCCGCGGCGCGCACCGGCAGGCCCTCGGTGCGGTACTGGCTCAGCCCGTGGCTCGACGCCTCGAACGCCACATGCGTCACGCCTTCGCGCGCCAGCCCGGCGACGTTCGACAGGAAGGTGACGACGTCGGGCGTGGTCAACCCGGTCACGACGCGCTCGTCGGCGGTCGCGACGCCCAGCGTGCCGATCGACGCGGCATGATGCCCCGCCATTCGCCACAGCTGCCGCGTCATCTCGACCGTCGAGGTCTTGCCGTTGGTGCCGGTGACCGCGACCGCGGTGTCGGGGAAGGGCGCGAAGAAGCGGGCGGCCAGCCGCGCAAAGGCTTCGCGCGGCGTGTAATCGCGGATGTGGAGCGCACCCTCGACGCGCGCGCCGGGCCGCGCGACGACCGCGACCGCACCCGCCTCGATCGCCGCGGGAATGAAGTCTTCGCCGTTCACCCGCGCGCCTTCGAACGCACCGAAGATCGTACCCGGCGCGACCTTGCGATGGTCGATCGCGAACCCCGTGACCGCCTGCTCGCCGCCGTCCTGCACCAGTTGCGACAGCTTCATGCCATGGTCCTCACTGCCCACCGCTCTTCGGCACGCGATCGGGATCCTCCCAGAGCGTCGGGACGATATCCGACACGTCGATGTCGTGATGATCGTCGGGGGTCACGCCCAGGATCGCACCGACGCGCGAGATCGTGCGCCCGACCACCGGCGCGACGTTCCAGGCGGCGGTCTTCCACCCGAAGGTTTCCTTCGTACCGAGCGGCGAGTCGAGCATCGCCACCACCACATAGCGCGGCGCGTCCATCGGGAAAGCCGCCGCGAAGGTCGCGACGTTGCGCGACCGGTCGTACCCGCCCGCTACCGCCGCCTCGGCGGTGCCGGTCTTGCCGCCGACGCGGTAGCCGGGCGCGTCACCCTTGCGTCCCGTGCCGCGCAGCACGATCAGCCGCAGCATCTGGCGCATCCGCGCGCTGGTCGCCTCGCTGATGACACGCCGGCCCGCGACTTCATGACCCGGCTGGACCTTCAGCAGCGTCGCCGGTCGCCACGTCCCGCCGTTGACCAGCGCCGCATAGGCGTTGGCGAGATGCAGCGGGGTCACCGCGATGCCATGCCCGTAAGCGGTGGTCATCGTCGTGGTCCGCGCCCAGAAGGTCGGCCACAGCGGGCGTCCCTTTTCGCGGATCTCGATGTCCGGGCGGGTGTCAAAGCCCAGCTTGCGGAACATCTTCTGCATCCGCTCCGGCCCGACCTCGTCGGCGACGCGCGCAGTGGCGACGTTGGAGGAATAGATCAGCGTCTCGGCCATGTTGAGCCAGCGCTTGGGATCGCCACGCTCGTCATGGATCGTGAAGCGCCCGACCTGCAACGGATGCGTCGCGTCGAAGCGGCGCTCCATCGAGGTGACGACGCCATTGTCGATCGCCGACGCCATCGTAATCGGCTTGAAGGTCGATCCCAACTCGAACACGCTCTGCGTCGTGATGTTGCGAAGCTGCTCGCTGCCCGACATGCCGACCCGGTTCGGATTGAAGGTCGGCAACGACACCATCGCCACCACTTCGCCGGTATGGGCGTCGAGCACGATCCCGCCGCCACCGCGCGCGGAGAAGGTCGTCATCGCGCGGCCCAGCTCGCTCTCCATCGCCGCCTGGACGCGGGTGTCGATCGACAGCGTGACCGGCTGGTTGATCGTCGCGGGGTTCGTCAGCCGCTCGTCGAGCGCGCGCTCGATTCCGCTCATCCCGTGGCCGCCGCTGATGAAGCCGAGCACATGCGCACCGAGCGTCGACTGCGGGTACAGCCGCTGCGTCTCGCGCTCAAAGACGATGCCGGGCTCGCCGATCGCGTTGACCGCCTCGACCAGCGCGGGGCTGGCGCGGCGGTTGAGATAGGTGAAGCTGACCGGGCGCGTGATCTGCGCGTAGAACCACGCCTGATCGCCGCGGTCGGGCATCAGGTCGGCCAGCTTCTGCGCGATCTGCGATGGATCGCCGAGCAGCTTCTTGGGATGGACGCCGATCGTCCAGGCATCGATCGTCCGCGCGAGCGGCGCGCCGTTGCGATCGACGATATCGCCGCGCGGCGCGGCCAGCACCGGCGCGATGCCGCGCTCGCCACCCTCGGTCACGCCAAGCATCGCCAGCCGCCCGATCACGATCAGCACCGCCGCCGCGAACAGCAGCATCAGCATCATCAGGCGTAGATGTTGCGTCGCCAGCAATTGCTGGCGCTGGTCGCCCGAGCGGCCGGCGCGAAGTGGTCGGGCGACCAGGGTTGTCAACGCAGGCGGCCCCGTTCGGCGCGGGCGCCGCTCAACAGGTCACCCAACGTATTGTCGCTGAGCAGTCCGCGGTCGAGCATCGCGACCTTGGCGACCTTGACCGGCGCGGCGACGGCACGCGCGGCGACCTTGGTGACCGTGATCGGGGCGCTGGCAGCGGCGACCTGCACCGCGGCGACCTTCACGACGGCGGGCGTGGCAGTGGCGGTGCTGGCGGTGGCGACCGCCGGAGTGACGACGACGACCGGCGCGGCGGGGACGATCAACTGCGCGGTCTGCACCTGCACGTCACGTCCCGGCACCGGCAGCCCCTGCACCGGCGACAGCGCGGCCAGCGCGCGCTCGTCCGAAACGAACTGCTGCGCGGTCGGCACCGTCAACGCCAGCGTGTTGCCGTTCCAGCGCTCGAGCTGCGCCAGGTTGGCGCGCACGTCGAACTCGGTCTCCAGCGCGCGGATATCGCGCTCGGCCGAGGCGATGCGGCGGTCGACCTGGTCGACCCGCTTGCGCTCCGCCGCGACCTGCGAGGATACCAGGTAGAAGCCGATCGCCACGATCGCGCAGCCGGTCAGCCACCCGAGCCCCTTCAACCGATATATCGCCGCCATCGTTACGCCTCCAAACGCCAAGGGGCCGCCCCGGTACGCCGGGCGGTGCGAAGTGTGGCGGAGCGGGCGCGCGGGTTCGCGGCCAGCTCCGCTTCGCCCGCGCGGATCGCACGGGCAGTGATTTCGAACGTCGGCTCGCGCGTCGGCGCGCTGACCGGCAGATGCCGCGAGCCGGCGGGTGCGGCACCCGACCGGTCGCGCAGGAAGCGCTTGACGATCCGGTCCTCCAGCGAATGGAAGGTCACGATCGCCAGCCGGCCGCCGGGCTTGAGCACGCGCTCGGCGGCTTCCAGTCCCTGCGTCAGCTCGTCCAGCTCGCCGTTGATGTGGATGCGCACCGCCTGGAAGGCACGCGTCGCCGGGTCCTTCTTGTCGTGCGGACGATGCCCGAGCGCCTTGCGGACGACGTTGGCGAACTGCGCGGTCGTGGTGAGCGGGCGCGCCGCCACCACCGCGCGTGCGATCCGCCGCGACTTGGGCTCCTCGCCATAGCGGTACAGCACGTCGGCGATCGCCTCTTCCTCGGCCTCGTTGAGGAAATCGGCGGCGGACATGCCTTCCTGGCTCATCCGCATGTCGAGCGGCCCGTCCGACTGGAAGGAGAAGCCGCGCTGCGCCTGGTCGAGCTGCATCGACGACACGCCGATATCCATCGTCACGCCGTCGACCGGCACCGCATCGCGCGCCGCCAGTTCCGATTCGAGCGCCGAGAAGGTCGCCGACACCAGCGTCAGCGCGGCTTCCTCCTCCAGCGCGCGACCGTTGGCGATCGCGTCCGGGTCGCGATCGAACGCGATCACCGCCGCACCGGTCGCGAGGATCGCACGGGTATAGCCGCCGGCGCCGAAGGTCGCGTCGACGTGGCACTCACCGGGGGCAGGGGCGAGCGCGGCGACGACTTCGTCGAGCAGGACGGGGATGTGCGGGGCGACGGTGCTGCTCATGACAGGGGGATCCCCTTGTCCTCGCAAGCGAACTCCACATACTCCTTGAGGAAGGGGTCGATCCCCGGCGTCTCGATCAGGACGTTCGGTGCCCAGATCGTGATCCAGTTGAACGCGCCGAGGAACACCGCCGCGCCCTGGATGCGGGCGTAGCGACGCTCGAACGTCGGCATGATGAAGCGGCCGGAGCCGTCGAAGGGCAGCGGCTCGGCACCGCCGGCACGGTCGAGGATATTGTAATCGGTGCGTCCGCTGCTCGCGAACTGCGCGGCATCCAGCGCCTCGAGCTTCGCCTTCCAGAACGGCACGAAGCCGGGATCATAGGCAATCAGGCAGCGATGTTCGGGGTGCGGCGCGATGATGACGGTGCCGCCATCCTTGCCGTCCTCACGCGGGGCGTTTTTGGCCAGCGTCGCGCGCAGGGTGTTGGGAATCGCGACCCGGCCCTTGTCGTCGACAAGACCGAGTCCCTTTCCCTGATAATCCACCCTGTCGACCACGCCCACCTCGCACCCGGGGCGCACAACCATCCTGCCCGGCGCACAGCCCTCGCCGCGCGCCGACGTTGCCGTCAGCAAACAACAGTGGTTCTGCCCCCAATGTCGTTAGGGATAGGTAACAGGGTTGGATGGGGAAGAGAAGGGAAATTCGGGGAAATCCGGGGAGAAGACGGATGCTCCTTAGAATCTCGCACAAATCCAAGGTGGAGCCTGTGGTGGTGGTT includes:
- the rsmH gene encoding 16S rRNA (cytosine(1402)-N(4))-methyltransferase RsmH is translated as MSSTVAPHIPVLLDEVVAALAPAPGECHVDATFGAGGYTRAILATGAAVIAFDRDPDAIANGRALEEEAALTLVSATFSALESELAARDAVPVDGVTMDIGVSSMQLDQAQRGFSFQSDGPLDMRMSQEGMSAADFLNEAEEEAIADVLYRYGEEPKSRRIARAVVAARPLTTTAQFANVVRKALGHRPHDKKDPATRAFQAVRIHINGELDELTQGLEAAERVLKPGGRLAIVTFHSLEDRIVKRFLRDRSGAAPAGSRHLPVSAPTREPTFEITARAIRAGEAELAANPRARSATLRTARRTGAAPWRLEA
- a CDS encoding division/cell wall cluster transcriptional repressor MraZ, which gives rise to MGVVDRVDYQGKGLGLVDDKGRVAIPNTLRATLAKNAPREDGKDGGTVIIAPHPEHRCLIAYDPGFVPFWKAKLEALDAAQFASSGRTDYNILDRAGGAEPLPFDGSGRFIMPTFERRYARIQGAAVFLGAFNWITIWAPNVLIETPGIDPFLKEYVEFACEDKGIPLS
- the murD gene encoding UDP-N-acetylmuramoyl-L-alanine--D-glutamate ligase, with amino-acid sequence MIVSRAWAGKHYAVLGLARSGAATVRALVAAGARVTAWDSDAEKRAALAPSPLRGEGWGEGLGSRRDADLGETPAPHPTLSPKGRGLEVLDLDLLDLATVDALVVSPGVPLNTHPLAAKARAAGVPIIGDIELFAQARADLAAHKVVGITGTNGKSTTTALVHHILDTAGIPARMGGNIGLPILAQEPLPEGGVYVLELSSYQIDLTQTPDCDVAVLLNVTPDHLDRYDGFDAYAASKARLFSMQSAAHVAVVDYEAEAEHDVLADAPAGLNFRFIDGVPLPGDQARWPSLQGPHNEQNAKAAVAVAEALGVDAETIERALETFTGLPHRMERIATLNGVAWINDSKATNPESAAPALAAFSRIHWIVGGKVKGDDLDACVPHLGNVVRAYTIGEGGPRFAAVLQGRVPVAEVETLERAVKLAAQEAARGDVVLLSPAAASFDQFRDFEQRGAAFRAAVEELA
- a CDS encoding UDP-N-acetylmuramoyl-tripeptide--D-alanyl-D-alanine ligase, coding for MTLWTAADIAAATGGTASADFTVDGVAFDSREVGERDLFIALTGETTDGHRFLDQAFAQGAGGAIVSQPTAHPSVRGDDSFAALEALARAARARVAGKVIGVTGSVGKTSTKEALFAALDRAPGVRAHRSVKSYNNHTGVPLSLARMPADTDFAVLEMGMNHPGELAHLTTLVRPHVALVTAIAPAHTEFFPDESAIADAKGEIFRGLEPGGTAIVPFDSPHRDRLIEAAKPYAGRIVTFGLDRGADVCASDAMVVRSGGTFVTARVGGRDLSFTIAQPGRHWVSNALAVLAVADAVGADLALAGLALGELGGLPGRGARLTVRVGDGEATVIDESYNANPASMRATLAVLEQAAGRHVAVLGEMRELGEGSADFHAGLAEDVVAARVEAAVLVGEAMRPLAVALEGQVDFVHVPDAGQALDRVRAMIRPGDTLLVKGSNGVGLSRLVSGLANGMS
- a CDS encoding UDP-N-acetylmuramoyl-L-alanyl-D-glutamate--2,6-diaminopimelate ligase gives rise to the protein MKLSQLVQDGGEQAVTGFAIDHRKVAPGTIFGAFEGARVNGEDFIPAAIEAGAVAVVARPGARVEGALHIRDYTPREAFARLAARFFAPFPDTAVAVTGTNGKTSTVEMTRQLWRMAGHHAASIGTLGVATADERVVTGLTTPDVVTFLSNVAGLAREGVTHVAFEASSHGLSQYRTEGLPVRAAAFTNLSRDHLDYHGDMAAYFTAKLRLFAQVLGDGGTAVVWVDDPNSERVIDIARERGNRVFTVGEHGDDLRLVARAPTLLGQGLTIRAGDVDHRVTLPLIGGYQAANALIAAGLVIATGGDVAQTIAGLARLQPVRGRLERAAITAGGVPVYVDYAHTPDAIEAACAALRPHVEGRLLLVFGAGGDRDAGKRVPMGQAAVASADVVIVTDDNPRTEEPAAIRRAVLEGARGAREIGDRRAAIAAAIAEARAGDIVLIAGKGHEQGQIVGDLVLPFDDVTVAREVAA
- the mraY gene encoding phospho-N-acetylmuramoyl-pentapeptide-transferase, with translation MLYWIAEQLGFSGGFNLIRYQTFRAGAAIATALLIGLIIGPRFIGWLRVRQGKGQPIRADGPQTHLAKRGTPTMGGLMILTSLVLSVMIWMDLRNPFVWACLFVTLGFGAIGFLDDYDKVRKASTAGVSGRVRLLLEFGIAGVAAWIVMQENGSGLYFPFTSRYFIDLGYFYPVFAAFTIVAFGNAVNLTDGLDGLATMPVIIASVAFLLIVYLAGNVKFADYLGIPHVPRAGELAIFCGAVIGGGLAFLWYNAPPAAVFMGDTGSLALGGALGTIAVVAHHEIVLGIIGGLFVVEALSVIIQVFWYKRTGKRIFRMAPIHHHFEQLGWSEPTVVIRFWIISLVLALAGLSTLKLR
- a CDS encoding peptidoglycan D,D-transpeptidase FtsI family protein gives rise to the protein MTTLVARPLRAGRSGDQRQQLLATQHLRLMMLMLLFAAAVLIVIGRLAMLGVTEGGERGIAPVLAAPRGDIVDRNGAPLARTIDAWTIGVHPKKLLGDPSQIAQKLADLMPDRGDQAWFYAQITRPVSFTYLNRRASPALVEAVNAIGEPGIVFERETQRLYPQSTLGAHVLGFISGGHGMSGIERALDERLTNPATINQPVTLSIDTRVQAAMESELGRAMTTFSARGGGGIVLDAHTGEVVAMVSLPTFNPNRVGMSGSEQLRNITTQSVFELGSTFKPITMASAIDNGVVTSMERRFDATHPLQVGRFTIHDERGDPKRWLNMAETLIYSSNVATARVADEVGPERMQKMFRKLGFDTRPDIEIREKGRPLWPTFWARTTTMTTAYGHGIAVTPLHLANAYAALVNGGTWRPATLLKVQPGHEVAGRRVISEATSARMRQMLRLIVLRGTGRKGDAPGYRVGGKTGTAEAAVAGGYDRSRNVATFAAAFPMDAPRYVVVAMLDSPLGTKETFGWKTAAWNVAPVVGRTISRVGAILGVTPDDHHDIDVSDIVPTLWEDPDRVPKSGGQ